Proteins encoded within one genomic window of Haladaptatus sp. QDMS2:
- a CDS encoding DUF2795 domain-containing protein: MRLNNGASELIEAHNYPATSGEFVEQYGEEEIKLANGSETFGEVFGLYESDETFTDAEDAKLAAFQAVSHKGVGRRFYSDRESFDIAEKSPEAVSF; the protein is encoded by the coding sequence ATGAGATTGAACAACGGTGCAAGCGAACTAATCGAAGCCCACAATTACCCGGCCACGTCCGGCGAATTCGTCGAGCAGTACGGAGAGGAGGAGATTAAGCTGGCAAACGGTTCTGAGACCTTTGGCGAGGTCTTTGGGCTGTACGAGTCTGACGAAACCTTCACCGATGCAGAAGATGCAAAGCTTGCAGCGTTCCAAGCAGTGAGCCACAAGGGCGTTGGCCGGCGTTTCTACTCGGACCGCGAATCGTTCGATATCGCCGAAAAGAGCCCAGAGGCCGTCTCGTTTTAG
- a CDS encoding PHP domain-containing protein, producing MSVADLHAHTTASDGTMTLADVPQVAARADLDAVAITDHDTIHPGLPAPVTTHDGLTLIRGIELRVDTGGFDIDLLGYGVRETDALATTLDRIQQNRLERAREMVAAVESTLSVSLDIEYKPGIGRPHIARAIEASDAPYAYQDAFDELIGDDGPCFVRRAAIPSFEEGARLLSEACPVVSLAHPYRYPHPEKAIELAAKLDAIEAYYPYARPVDDASLWEAVSAYDLLVTGGSDAHIDVLGEVTLSGAEYERFSQRLTASEA from the coding sequence ATGTCGGTCGCGGACCTCCATGCACACACGACTGCGTCTGATGGGACGATGACGCTCGCGGACGTCCCCCAAGTGGCTGCCCGTGCCGATCTCGACGCGGTGGCAATCACCGACCACGACACCATCCACCCGGGATTGCCCGCCCCCGTGACCACTCACGACGGTCTCACCCTCATCAGAGGAATCGAGTTGCGCGTCGATACCGGCGGCTTCGACATCGACCTGCTCGGCTACGGCGTTCGGGAGACGGACGCCCTCGCCACCACCCTCGACCGCATCCAGCAGAACCGGCTCGAACGGGCACGAGAGATGGTCGCGGCCGTCGAATCGACGCTCTCTGTCTCCCTCGACATCGAGTACAAACCGGGCATCGGACGCCCGCACATCGCCCGCGCCATCGAAGCAAGCGACGCGCCCTACGCCTATCAGGACGCGTTCGACGAGCTCATCGGCGACGACGGGCCGTGTTTCGTCCGCAGGGCGGCCATCCCCTCGTTCGAAGAGGGTGCCCGCCTGCTCTCCGAAGCCTGTCCCGTGGTCAGCCTCGCACACCCGTATCGGTATCCACATCCCGAGAAGGCCATCGAACTGGCCGCCAAGTTAGACGCTATCGAGGCGTACTACCCCTACGCCCGACCAGTGGACGACGCCAGTCTCTGGGAGGCGGTGTCCGCCTACGACCTGCTCGTCACCGGCGGGAGCGACGCCCACATCGACGTGCTCGGCGAGGTGACGCTTTCTGGCGCGGAGTACGAGCGATTCAGTCAACGATTGACGGCGTCGGAGGCTTAA
- a CDS encoding ferredoxin family protein produces the protein MAIDPQFHENREVVDEHNGHDVWGPVDEPETLGIHGTHVAVDFDICIEDGACLEDCPVDVFEWVDTPGHPESERKADPAKEAQCIDCMLCVDVCPVDAIDVDAGRQAGGGW, from the coding sequence ATGGCAATCGACCCACAGTTCCACGAAAACCGCGAGGTAGTGGACGAACACAACGGTCACGACGTGTGGGGACCGGTCGACGAACCGGAAACGCTCGGCATCCACGGCACCCACGTCGCCGTCGATTTCGACATCTGTATCGAGGACGGCGCGTGTCTCGAAGACTGTCCCGTAGACGTGTTCGAATGGGTAGACACCCCCGGCCACCCCGAAAGCGAGCGGAAAGCAGACCCGGCAAAAGAAGCTCAGTGTATCGACTGCATGCTCTGTGTAGACGTCTGCCCCGTCGATGCAATCGACGTGGACGCCGGCCGGCAGGCCGGTGGCGGCTGGTAA
- a CDS encoding DUF5784 family protein, with the protein MAGPLRFRRSPQSWSEKRVRRELLSDLDEAMGATMSGSWFKPPTGFEARRFTMENGDFALFCWNDNEAYWLGNTQTPSALWRTDKYSFDEVPYPVARWAQRELLADLKETDPWLASYDHVAWFFLPVFFSKDGRETTRKFFREHASGFPDADPDEAIQFYEDLLDTGLLDQYRYTMASKLGTSARLDKTRMDATMGEFNAARLLIDAGYELVPEIDVHTGHTLDFRAIKGETDVIVEVTRPRPPTKRVANTPTAAVRDTAATKTEGQLSEHHGAVLFVDCTSFRDDEWNAVAGEKPDVHHEPAVVFRARPDGTFRGYKKGGLPLDLDSAIEWA; encoded by the coding sequence GTGGCAGGGCCGCTTCGCTTCCGACGCTCGCCCCAGTCGTGGTCAGAAAAGCGGGTGCGCCGGGAGCTGCTTTCGGACCTCGACGAGGCGATGGGCGCGACCATGTCCGGGTCGTGGTTCAAACCGCCTACCGGCTTCGAAGCGCGCCGATTTACGATGGAAAACGGTGATTTCGCGCTCTTTTGCTGGAACGACAACGAGGCCTACTGGCTCGGCAACACGCAGACGCCGAGCGCGCTCTGGCGGACGGACAAGTACTCGTTCGACGAGGTTCCGTATCCTGTCGCCCGGTGGGCACAGCGCGAACTCCTCGCCGACCTGAAAGAGACAGACCCCTGGCTCGCGAGTTACGACCACGTCGCCTGGTTTTTCCTCCCGGTGTTCTTCTCGAAAGACGGCCGCGAGACGACTCGAAAGTTCTTCCGCGAACACGCTTCAGGGTTCCCCGACGCCGACCCAGACGAGGCCATCCAGTTCTACGAGGACCTCCTCGACACTGGCCTCCTCGACCAGTATCGCTACACGATGGCGTCGAAACTCGGCACGAGCGCCCGCCTCGATAAGACGCGCATGGACGCGACCATGGGCGAGTTCAACGCGGCGAGACTCCTCATCGACGCCGGCTACGAACTCGTCCCCGAAATCGACGTTCACACCGGACACACGCTCGACTTCCGGGCGATAAAAGGTGAGACGGACGTCATTGTCGAGGTGACGCGCCCCCGCCCGCCGACCAAACGCGTGGCGAACACGCCGACTGCGGCCGTCCGCGACACCGCCGCGACCAAGACGGAGGGCCAACTCAGCGAACACCACGGCGCGGTGCTGTTCGTCGATTGCACCTCGTTTCGTGACGACGAGTGGAACGCAGTCGCTGGTGAAAAACCGGACGTCCACCACGAACCGGCCGTCGTGTTCAGAGCACGACCCGACGGCACGTTTCGTGGCTACAAGAAGGGTGGATTGCCGCTCGACCTGGATAGTGCAATCGAGTGGGCCTAA
- a CDS encoding YkgJ family cysteine cluster protein — MRVNCEGCAGCCIDWRAISPVALDHERRGPRQPLDDVYNLVPLRRDEVRRFIDAGYGDALVPRLFQDANAADSRVTIDGIDLAAIDGGPAFFVGLRKPPKPVGPFDTEATWLSTCVFLDPETLQCRIHDSDLYPEECSVYPGYNLALDVETECERVESTFGGERLIDRTPTEAKPLFGRHAIGEKVFVHPEPARLEGVVSRLAAREPTDEDRAELLAVAAASSAGTTVVNDGKYETAREQVLAADSWTGRAIDDWTERAGDPGDSAPASRLARTVELARGAPDTPGWAADN, encoded by the coding sequence ATGCGCGTGAACTGCGAAGGCTGCGCCGGCTGTTGTATCGACTGGCGTGCCATCTCTCCGGTCGCCCTCGACCACGAGCGCCGCGGCCCGCGCCAACCGCTCGACGACGTGTACAATCTGGTCCCGCTCCGCCGCGACGAAGTCCGCCGCTTCATCGACGCTGGCTACGGCGACGCGCTCGTCCCGCGCCTGTTTCAGGACGCGAACGCCGCCGACTCTAGGGTGACGATAGACGGCATCGACCTCGCCGCAATCGATGGCGGCCCCGCATTTTTCGTCGGCCTTCGCAAGCCGCCGAAACCGGTCGGTCCGTTCGACACCGAGGCGACGTGGCTCTCGACGTGCGTATTCTTAGACCCCGAGACGCTGCAGTGTCGCATCCACGACAGCGACCTCTATCCCGAGGAGTGTTCGGTGTACCCCGGCTACAACCTCGCCCTCGATGTAGAAACCGAATGTGAGCGCGTCGAATCGACGTTCGGCGGTGAGCGCCTGATAGACCGGACGCCAACCGAGGCGAAACCGCTGTTCGGCCGCCACGCCATCGGCGAGAAGGTGTTCGTCCACCCCGAACCGGCCCGTCTCGAAGGGGTCGTCTCGCGGCTGGCCGCCCGCGAACCGACCGACGAAGACCGCGCCGAACTGCTCGCGGTGGCCGCCGCGTCCAGTGCGGGGACGACCGTCGTGAACGACGGGAAGTACGAAACAGCCCGTGAACAGGTTCTCGCGGCCGATTCATGGACCGGACGGGCCATCGACGACTGGACCGAGCGGGCGGGCGACCCGGGCGACTCCGCGCCGGCGTCACGACTCGCAAGGACGGTCGAACTGGCCAGAGGCGCACCCGACACCCCTGGTTGGGCAGCAGATAATTAA
- a CDS encoding DUF5786 family protein: MSMGAYDEQEHMRREEKTSRVNADNDDDTRLQYEGKVEYDSGDSAEALLEQFKKMKQQ; this comes from the coding sequence ATGTCAATGGGTGCCTATGACGAACAGGAACACATGCGCCGCGAAGAGAAAACGAGTCGTGTCAACGCCGACAACGATGACGACACACGCCTTCAGTACGAAGGGAAGGTAGAGTACGACTCGGGAGACTCTGCAGAGGCGCTCTTAGAACAGTTCAAGAAGATGAAACAGCAGTAA
- a CDS encoding NAD(P)H-binding protein, with product MRVLVTGATGFVGRLLVPALLEAGHEVRVLVRDAARYDALEGVSVFEGDLLEPWGADEALDGIDAAYYLVHSMGSSGDFRERDRRAAHNFERAASRAGVSRVFYLGGLGEDRDNLSEHLKSRREVERILREGDYDLTTLRAAIIIGDGSTSFEMVRQLADRLPVMVTPKWVDTKCQPIAIEDVIAYLVGALSVPETAGETYEIGGPDVLTYREVLEHTAALQGHDLTIIRVPVLTPRLSAYWLDFVTDVPASVAHPLIHGMKNTVVVTDNRIEELVSVELTPFDEAVEKALGVDAVEVADG from the coding sequence ATGAGAGTTCTGGTCACGGGCGCGACTGGGTTCGTCGGTCGGCTTTTAGTTCCGGCACTTCTCGAGGCGGGCCACGAGGTTCGCGTGCTCGTCCGAGATGCAGCCCGTTACGACGCCCTCGAAGGCGTTTCTGTCTTCGAAGGAGACCTGCTCGAACCGTGGGGCGCAGACGAGGCACTCGACGGTATCGATGCTGCGTACTATCTGGTCCACTCGATGGGGTCCAGTGGGGACTTCAGAGAACGTGACCGACGGGCAGCCCACAATTTCGAACGCGCCGCGAGCAGAGCAGGCGTGTCTCGGGTGTTCTACCTCGGGGGACTCGGAGAGGATCGAGACAACCTCTCAGAACACCTCAAGTCGCGCCGGGAGGTCGAGCGCATCCTTCGCGAGGGCGACTACGACCTGACGACGTTGCGCGCCGCTATCATCATTGGCGATGGGAGTACAAGTTTCGAGATGGTCCGCCAACTCGCGGACCGTCTGCCGGTGATGGTCACGCCAAAATGGGTGGACACCAAGTGCCAGCCCATCGCCATCGAGGACGTGATTGCGTACCTCGTCGGTGCCCTCTCAGTCCCCGAAACGGCGGGTGAAACCTACGAAATCGGTGGCCCAGACGTCCTCACCTACCGCGAAGTGCTCGAACACACGGCCGCGCTCCAGGGTCACGACCTGACCATCATTCGCGTGCCCGTTCTCACCCCACGCCTGTCGGCCTACTGGCTCGATTTCGTGACGGACGTGCCAGCGAGCGTCGCCCACCCCCTGATTCACGGCATGAAAAACACCGTCGTCGTCACCGACAATCGCATCGAAGAACTCGTCTCGGTTGAACTCACTCCGTTCGACGAAGCCGTCGAAAAAGCCCTCGGCGTCGATGCCGTCGAGGTCGCCGATGGATAA
- a CDS encoding FAD-dependent monooxygenase, with the protein MTEYEHYEAVVVGAGPGGAAAAAVLARNGIETLVLERGVEAGSKNVSGGLLYAEESAPYTIDDLFPDFREEASERPITQYHLHNIAGKKVKSFDITDLHEHDTAWSDAVLRRKMDSWLAGQVHEITRATGGGLLTGVHVDGLLREKGEIVGVTCDELDPITADIVVAADGVNSELARQAGLMDWEEPDEWFQGVKAVAEMPEDVIAERFDVEEDEGVAHLFSGNLFENVRGGGFLYTNQESLSIGTVFHLDSLVEERAEPHQLLDNLLTHPLLANWLGDDYTELEYSAKLVPDSKKVAHTSPHKDNLVLVGDAAGQMQAQGPIIKGMNHAVTAGALAAEAFAEAKARGDTASAGERYTEKLYDEGVMKKLRPRGYQVVRRVGENDAAEGIVDGLLKSTIGRLGVRALGGRLERLYSEPRLSMMVPDTQTPYVTLPTVIAEELGTRISTESHVEPPSLADRIGKLTYDTDVGNPHITLLDNSLEASGAAVTACPVSARNFGGGCYREETIASNGSTERVVSLDTQPCVECGTCAIVADTKWEHPRGEKGVEFEWG; encoded by the coding sequence ATGACGGAGTACGAACACTATGAAGCAGTCGTGGTCGGTGCCGGCCCCGGAGGGGCGGCGGCGGCCGCGGTACTCGCACGAAACGGTATCGAAACGCTCGTCCTCGAACGCGGCGTCGAGGCGGGGTCGAAGAACGTCTCGGGTGGCCTCCTCTACGCAGAGGAATCGGCCCCCTACACCATCGACGACCTCTTCCCCGACTTCCGCGAGGAGGCCTCAGAACGCCCGATTACGCAGTATCACCTGCACAATATCGCCGGCAAGAAGGTGAAATCCTTCGACATCACGGACCTCCACGAACACGACACCGCGTGGTCTGACGCCGTGCTGCGCCGGAAGATGGACTCGTGGCTCGCCGGACAGGTTCACGAGATTACTCGTGCGACCGGCGGTGGCCTCCTGACCGGCGTCCACGTCGATGGCTTGCTGCGGGAGAAAGGCGAAATCGTCGGCGTCACCTGTGACGAACTCGACCCCATCACGGCAGACATCGTCGTCGCCGCAGACGGGGTGAACTCAGAACTCGCCCGGCAGGCGGGTCTCATGGACTGGGAGGAACCAGATGAATGGTTCCAGGGAGTCAAAGCCGTCGCGGAGATGCCCGAAGACGTCATCGCAGAACGCTTCGACGTCGAAGAAGACGAGGGCGTCGCCCACCTGTTCTCCGGCAACCTGTTCGAGAACGTCCGGGGTGGTGGCTTCCTCTACACGAACCAGGAGTCGCTGTCCATCGGGACGGTGTTCCACTTAGACTCGCTCGTCGAAGAGCGCGCAGAGCCACACCAGTTGCTCGACAACCTGCTCACCCACCCGCTGCTCGCCAACTGGCTGGGCGACGACTACACGGAACTCGAGTACTCGGCGAAACTCGTCCCCGACTCGAAGAAAGTGGCCCACACGTCGCCGCACAAGGACAACCTCGTGCTCGTGGGCGACGCGGCAGGCCAGATGCAAGCACAGGGCCCCATCATCAAGGGGATGAACCACGCCGTCACCGCCGGGGCACTCGCCGCAGAGGCGTTCGCGGAAGCGAAAGCCCGCGGCGACACGGCCTCCGCCGGGGAACGCTACACCGAGAAACTCTACGACGAAGGCGTGATGAAGAAGCTCCGGCCGCGGGGCTACCAGGTGGTCCGTCGGGTTGGCGAGAACGACGCGGCAGAGGGCATCGTCGACGGCCTGCTCAAATCCACGATTGGCCGACTCGGCGTCCGTGCCCTGGGCGGGCGGTTAGAGCGCCTCTACTCCGAGCCACGGCTGTCGATGATGGTGCCGGATACCCAGACGCCGTACGTGACGCTGCCGACGGTCATCGCAGAGGAACTGGGAACGAGAATCAGCACCGAGAGCCACGTCGAACCACCGTCGCTGGCAGACCGCATCGGGAAACTCACCTACGACACGGACGTGGGCAACCCACATATCACGCTGCTCGACAACTCGCTCGAAGCGAGCGGCGCGGCGGTCACGGCGTGTCCGGTGAGCGCCCGGAACTTCGGTGGCGGGTGCTACCGCGAGGAGACCATCGCGTCGAACGGCTCGACGGAGCGGGTGGTGAGTCTCGACACCCAGCCGTGCGTCGAGTGTGGGACCTGTGCCATCGTCGCGGACACGAAGTGGGAACACCCACGGGGTGAGAAGGGCGTCGAGTTCGAGTGGGGCTAA
- a CDS encoding DUF6757 family protein, translated as MRCHYCDREAAFAVEKDHMKVGLCEQHLRERMRELADAHAFGALPDGLDLDTK; from the coding sequence ATGCGCTGTCACTACTGCGACCGTGAGGCTGCCTTCGCTGTGGAGAAAGACCACATGAAGGTCGGCCTCTGTGAACAGCATCTGCGAGAGCGGATGCGCGAACTCGCAGACGCACACGCGTTCGGCGCGCTGCCGGACGGACTCGACCTCGATACGAAATAG
- a CDS encoding helix-turn-helix domain-containing GNAT family N-acetyltransferase has protein sequence MKLSDKLEFGHEDRRLIYEYIESHGAVTPKEIERTLRVDPGGLKHHIAILKRDGLIEAADDKLLVSIDAGTEEEFTDEGVEYSIRPARQDDLTGLVGAIRQVSQEKTYIVGESVADVIDHEEVLLRHNELESRMFFVACVNGDVVGWVHLSAPELEKLSHTAELTVGVIDEYRGHGIGSHLLHRGLEWAKENGFEKIYNSVPSTNTDAIKFLETHDWEIEATRAKHYKLGAEYIDEVMMAVRL, from the coding sequence ATGAAACTCTCTGACAAGCTAGAGTTCGGCCACGAGGACCGACGACTCATCTACGAGTACATCGAGAGCCACGGGGCCGTGACGCCGAAGGAGATAGAGCGGACGCTGCGGGTGGACCCCGGTGGACTCAAACACCACATCGCGATTCTGAAGCGCGACGGGCTCATCGAAGCGGCGGACGACAAACTGCTCGTCTCCATCGACGCTGGCACGGAGGAGGAGTTCACCGACGAGGGCGTCGAGTACTCGATTCGGCCCGCTCGCCAGGATGACCTCACCGGGCTTGTCGGAGCGATTCGCCAGGTGTCCCAGGAGAAGACGTACATCGTCGGCGAATCGGTGGCCGACGTCATCGACCACGAGGAGGTGCTCCTGCGACACAACGAACTGGAGTCACGCATGTTCTTCGTCGCCTGCGTCAACGGGGACGTGGTCGGCTGGGTCCACCTGAGCGCCCCCGAACTGGAGAAACTGAGTCACACCGCCGAGTTGACCGTGGGCGTCATCGACGAATATCGCGGCCACGGCATCGGGAGCCACCTGCTCCACCGTGGGCTCGAATGGGCCAAAGAAAACGGCTTCGAGAAGATCTACAACTCGGTTCCATCGACGAACACGGACGCCATCAAGTTCTTAGAGACCCACGACTGGGAAATCGAGGCGACGCGCGCGAAACACTACAAACTCGGCGCGGAGTACATCGACGAAGTGATGATGGCGGTCAGACTCTGA